ACTGTTCGGGGGTTGAACAAATAGGATCCACGTTGCAAGGTTGTTTACCAAAAgtattttttcctgaaaaccTTTAAGGGAAGGCCAATCTCTTATTTAGcattattctgcccatcctcatacaaaagtaaatagaattagcataaaaataacagtaaaatttgatgaaataaacAGTTACATGTTTAAATGTAGTTTTGTATTGTCAGAACAAAACAGAAATTACATAACcaatctataatatttaaaaaattaattttatgtgcacaatatataaaactggaatatttCAGAACATTTTGTAACCTAACAGCAGAATTAAACAAGTGTATACAATGTGATTATAATTAAAGAATAGCATTAGTTTAgtctaataaaataatgatattaaaaaatatcaatgagtagtaacaataaaacaataataaatagtaacaataaaaaaaaactaaagtaatagtaatatttcattaaacaattacaacaatacaaaaattaatctgAACTAATGACATAATATGTCATCAAACAGATaggtagaaattaaattttagattattataaggtggagagttgatacagtattGATAAAAATGCAACTGTCACATACAGGATTTTTTTACACCCTAGACCTGAGACGACCGCCacataatgaatattttagatgGTACTCTAACTATTATAACCAGTGGTCGATTTCTGAAACCAGAGGTGATGAAACTCTCGAGGGATGGAATACCTACCAAAAGAAGGAGGCCCCCGGATTGAAAATATGGCTGAGGTCTAAAAACAGTGTTTGATATGTTTGAACCTATTAGCTTTTGAAGTGAGAGATCAATGTAGTGTAATGCCTTAATAATGTGGATTAATGCTGTCGTAAATGGGTGCTATAATAAAAGAGacatttaatttttgattgaagcaattaattattaagattaaaaCATGCAACTTAGTTTTGCGAGAATTAGGATATAGCTTCTgtacaagtattaaaattatgattgattgattgaaggTCAGGAGTAGTAACTGTGCTTTCTGTTGTCTTGACCTCATTCTTTTGTGTAACTAGAGCAATGTCGTCTGCAAGGTAAAAATTCTATCAGATAGGTCAgtcatataaatgtttaatagaatGAGAGTCAGGAGTGACCCCTGTGGAAGTACATCACGCAAATGTCTTCAAGTCCTTTCCATTTGGCATAAGTGAATTTTAATAAGCCTATTGCTCAATACTCCATTTAAAACTCGGAATTGAAacaacaaggtatgattttatgGTATAATTGATGGTTTCCTAATTGGACCCATCAATTTTCTTTGTTAAGTAAAACCCAACCTTTTATTTAACAGAAACCTGAGGTTAACAAATGCACGTCAAAGACATCTATGATTGTACTCGCAACCATATATGTTATTGGCaggattttattctttatagcTTGATGTATGTCCTCTTGTTCCATAACTGTATTTTAAATCTCTGTTTTAGTCACCAGAACTATATTACATACAGGAAGAGGAAGTCATTGCTGAGCTTTGACTTTATAACCTTGTATAAAGTGTTCAGCATACAAAACaatgtgttttaaaagaaaattcattGTTGCAGGATGAGCTCAACAGTCCAAAAGAAGTGCATGGTTTAGCAGTTTTTTTATGTCCTATAATATTCTACGTTCATGGGCAATAACCTGAACGCAGATTGATTTTTTCCCAGCTAAAGGAGCTTTCTTCCCATCATTTCTCTTCTTACTCGCCTCACAAAACGTTTCTATTCCCCGTTCCTTTACAATGACCTCAACAGCATCactataataattgttacaaataaaacatcattagACATCGTGACCGCATCATCATATTACATTACTGCACAAATAATGGCACCATGACAGTAATACGGTGACCGGATCGAACGCAAGCAAGTTTGACTACAGTGACGGAGTCATTTGAGCGAACGAACTACAAGTAGAGTCTGTCGGCACTGTGACCCCCCCCCcacactaattttaaatttcacaacgCCCAAAAATCAATTGCATATGTAGTTAATGAACAATATATGCCTGCCTAAATGAATACTCACCAAGATACGTTGCTGAATAAAATGATAATGAATGAATTGGCTCAGAAgtcaattttacttttgtaaaatctCATACATATTATCATATATCTTTCATGTGTTTTAAGCAATAAAAGCAGTTTTTGTTACTACATGTCTACATAAGTGTAatgaatttcaataattaattctgATTAGCCTACTAAAGTAGTGCCTCCACAAATATGAATATCATTCGTCAATACAACCTGTTCCAAGACAAAAACTTTGTGCTAAATGGTGTACTTTTTTACCGCCGCTAAGCTGTTGACGTCCACTGCGTGAATTTTAATATggacaaaaatttacaaacttcaagttaaatagtatttaaaaagcACGATATTTGGTTGTctaattttgagttttcatacacAAACACGATCGGTAAATAacctattgtaataattaatgaaagtatacaaatatacattatttttgtttatgggCGATTTTAATGTTACCCTAATAGTATTAACAAAGACTCCATATGccatattatgtattatttttggtTAGTCATCAACTTGAATTTTACAACTGATTTTCTCACTAGTCAAATAATAGTATGATTTTGAGCTATCCTCTTACTTGACTGGTTTATTAATATCCTCAAACGCTCGAGGAGGGTATTAACTCAACGATTTTGATTAGTAAAGCTATCTTAATCCTAAAGAATTGAAATGTTACCCTTAATAGATTGAGGCCAACATTGATtactcaattttttatatttgagaaaattgtacatttttgcatTACGTAAAATCTACTGTGAATTACTGTACTGTACTACTTTCTTGAAAcccataatataatataataccagGGTGGCCATCCGACCGTGAATAAGCcgggaatttttctgagaaccgggaaaatttcaaaaataatttttcctccaccaagaacttataaaatcaagacataatttgacaccttcttgaatcaagaactgattaatctcgaaaaatagtattttacgcGACGTGGTTCGTAAAGTCGTGAATGAAGATCAACATATGTTCGGGAGCTACATCATTCTGACGTCggttgatctaaggttacctcctctagtgtagtggagtttatcttggttagttctactcctgtgccgCGGCAAGCCTCCTTCCTCCAAAAAAAACGTAACAATGCATTAGACAATTAAAATCGGCTAACCGTACGCTTTAAGCTGTAAAGCGGCAGAGCGGTAGTGACCGCGATACAAACGGGGGTTTTGTACTTTATTATTCAGTAGTCTAAGTGGGGTCTCCGGACGAAGTTGCCCAACTCTTATTCTTGAgtgaaaatagtgttttgaaaATACGCGTGTTAGATAGATGGCACAGGCCTAAAATGTAGTGTTATAAACAGGCTTAAAAGTTcggttcgttgaataatataatgtttgacggATTGATAAGAGGTGCAGCCCGGTTTTTTaagtacaccagaatgtcagttggaGTTTTACAAAGCCTGTTAAGATACCATTTGGAGAGACAACAATTAGGCAATTAGTGGGTTAGTTACAACAAGTAACGTCGAGAAGGAGGAATTTGCGTCCTGTTGCACAGGAATGACAGAGTGAGCTGAGGGGTGAGCGGCAtcggcaggagaaacatttaatgtctagAATTAGCGGCGGGTAAGCGCCATAGTGTGGTACTGCTCTGCTGCTCACGTCTGCCGTAGCTAGTGTCGAGTGTTTCccttatgtacaacacaaacgtTAAACTTTAAGTCCTCGCTTGATCCAGCACTCACCGCCCACCGCTAACGGCTCGTATCGCGGCCGAGGTTTCGGTTGGTCTATGTACGATTGCTCCTCACACACGTTCCGATTGTCATCAAATAACAGGTTAAACGGCTGCAAGAGCTGTCGCGAGCGCTGCCGCAACCAGTTAGTTATAAGAACTGGAGAACAGTGTCGgctattacaatttcaattataaacatcactgccgtgtgtgaacagacttcgtCTTGACTCCCGGATCAACCAGTAATGGCTTATCTTGTTCACAGTATGCTACAGTAGTTGTGCATATTCTATCGCAACTTTACTTGGCAGTGTAAACACAACTTAATGTTGCTAGTCTACAAACGGTAGACGGCCAGCCGATCGAATCAACCACGCTCATCAGTTTTCGTCGTCAAAGTGGCATTGGTTGAACGACGGTTGGAAATCCCGTCAGTTCTCCGGTCAACTATTTACAGAAACAACTTCTACGCACGCGTGACGATCGTTCGGTCGAttcgaactgttcaaaccaaatagtccaacgTGCATAAGGATCTTTATGTCATGTTTCGTAGTCCTTGACTATGATCTAACGATACTGATGCATTCTTCATGTATTGGCCGTTATTAGTGGGATACATTCGGATCTACAATACTTTCACAGGGTTACCACCAACAATGAGCATCTGGAAAAGCATGCATTATGCATGAATTTCGTACTCCGGGAAACATGCGTGGATATGCGTGAAATTTTATAATGTCCCTGAAAGTTTTACTAGAGATGGATCATTTCCGATACTCGATACTGTGGCCCTTTTCACTTGATTCCAATACCAACAGAAGTGTTTAACTATGCTTGAAAGCAGGGCCCGATTAACcagtaggctaagtaggctgcagcctagggcgcgagaccggtgacgattttaggggggcgcttcggagttcaagatgaagtgctttttatatgtagtaaataaaatggtatggtctaaaacttcactatacatttttgtacattatttacacatccacctagaccttagatttactccatttacttaaaaataactattaagtagaaaaagaaattaattaatagcgattagtgacaacgcatagtaattatcgtaacggtagggaaactaaaaagggaaattttgcttcgcgcgaggggcgccgccggccgccgcccttcgccgtttgcaacactgacgctctctgacagatagagacagagtgtagctggcagctgcagtcagtcgtctcctcgtctgcactgtttgttttaggcctatggcctatgaattatttgggactttcgttgtgattaattggtgtcattgctcgttattataaacactgacatttattcgtaagtcgagtagagtgtttgatactgaaatatatagaagaagcagtggtttgcttgttttacatatgtaggctacattattagtaaaaaaccaagtggttccgaataccgtaaacgggcccgggagcgtaacgaacgggaaagtgctcttctaaataaaattcatagactagacgatttttttcaataaacccgaaactcccagttgttctgctgagacatTGCCGGTCGTCACGGGAACTGAACGAAACGTTGTGAGTGAGGACAGCGGTGTTTATAGTGGGAAGTGGAAGTGATTCAGCAGCCTGCCAGTGCCACTGCTACCGATGTCTCAGACACCACAACGGAAATTGCACCTGTACACGTCCCTTCACCACCATCAACCGAGCAAATAGCAGATTTGGGACATCAGTTACAAGATTGTGTACCAGCAAATAAAGAGGTAAACCgattcaaaaaatcttgatgatcccgctttatggctggtaaatgaggcattgcgtgaatactttgcagtgcacagcatcaatcaaaatgacagtggggatttttcccaatcaaagcggcagtattctgaccaaaaccgttatttgaacaaagcttgttttttcaaaaaacttgtaaatggagagattgtaaaaagaactcatttaatttattccaaatcaactggctaagtatactgtgctccttgtaagctctatggggggacgactgccttagctacatgcggctttaatgattggaaaaattcacaacaaaattcaagaacatgataatagtctagagcacagagaatgtgtgaacaaaatatttgacccggatggaatgcacctcagagaattgatgcaaaactacttgagcagcatcaagtagaagtgaagtattgggagagatgtattgtcaagagttgttgaagtagttaagtatttaacttctcgagggcttccgttttatggtgaaaatgaaaattttgggggtcaaccagtaatggtaatttccttggctgtatcgagcttttgtgcaagttttgatcctttcatggctgaccatgttgctcgtttcggaaataaaggtaaaggagtgccctcatacttatcttccacgatcgttaacgactttattactctgttagctgacaatgttaaatccaaaatcgcgtcagatatcaagaattctaagtatttttcgattattgtcgactctactccagatgtttccaatgtggatcaattgacttttgtcattcgttttgtagcacctgacgggtcacctaatgagcggttcataacgttcatcccaaattgtggccataaagggggaagatatggagaaggctgtgataaatactcttgaaagtttgaacttaaatatcagtgactgtagaggtcagagttacgacaatgcaagtaacatgtctgggtgttacaaggggcttcaaaatcgaatcaaagagcaaaatcctcttgctcactacgttccttgcgcagctcattcgttacagctagtaggttcgaccgctgcagaaagtagtagtagttctgttgaatattttgccctggcacagcaaatgtacaactttttccattcatctacacacagatgggaaattctcttgtcgcaatatgacaaagaatgtttgacagtcaagaccctttcgaaaactcgctggagtgcaagagcagatgcagtaaagccatgcacaagtcatataaacaaataatcgcagcgttacaagacatcacttcaaacgaagaaaataaaaaagacgtacgacttgaagccaaacaactgatagagagctccagtctttggaaatgaccatgatgatttgtttttggaataaaagtactcatgaagtttcatgacatcagtgtacgacttcaatctgaagatggagacttagatcagacagcactttcgtacgagctcctagagtcttttctaagttcattaagaaatgaggaacaatttttctaactttgaaagtgaggcaaagcttatgtacaattctcaagagtacaaaacaagacaatacaaggaaaaagaaaccaaaaatcccttttggagaaagcaaagaggggcacactgagtttgaatgggcggaaatcattcctgataaattgttactacaaagcaaATTGATACACTCCTAGGCAAACTAACAAGGAGGAAATCAATTTATGTCACACTACGAgactccttcaactttttatggaatttgaataaaattgagagttcaatcttgaaggaaaaggcaacaaagctaatgaatgaatattcaacagacctagatgattcatttccagatgagtgtttgtatcttcaaaaatttttaaaacatgataatacattctatgaagagggaaaatgtactgtcagacagaatggaggaaaagaagaaagtcaaaccgaccgggactaaagcctacaggctattgaaacatgtaaaaaccctaaaacttgaatctctttttccgaacgtggaagtggcattgcggatcttcttgagcatggcggtgtctaattgcagcggagaaagatccttttctgctcttactcgagtcaagaattatttgaggtcgactctacggcaagaaaaactccaggcactcgctctcttatttatagaaagtgactatgtacagctcgttccgtttgatgacttgatcgatgcgtttgcctcatcaaaagcacggaagaaagactttgtttaatcagggaatttatcgtcatgagaaaataaaaagttcttttgttaacagtaggcctaataattttatagttctagctcattgtttgttattgtgattaaatgttcaagtcaccaagttgtataccaaagtctaatgtcatttctatgtaaccataatgtacttgaataaaccagagaaagttgatgaccaatttgaccatgttcattgatttattataaatccttttcagtgatTTACAGTTTAAAACGCTAATTTAAACAGGCTATACGTAGCTACTaaagctttcttattaaaatggacaacaataaaatctccattgttatggcagcatttatactgaagtaagagataaaattcacataatttttaaacagccttaaaattacagtatgcattttaatttattttgaaaaaaataagcctacagattttttgaaagtaacattacaaagtgctgaactttgaattttgtgactatttaatgatagtaatctacaaaaaatgtataagaattaaaaactcatgtaaggttttggctgtagctaggacacatttttgtatgtcctaCACAAAACCAGTGTGTAAATAAGAACACCCTTGATTCTCTTTTAAAGAATGTTTACCTACAAGTCTAACAACAATagaccatattccattttaaagatacaaataaatgctcagCAGTAAGCATCCTTTCCCTTTGCAAGAGAGTTTGcacttttctataattttgctgtttttgttcgtttgtttgtgtgtttttaggaaatgacagcatacagcatagttcttttaaaccgtttgaatttgaatattacatagcagtttataccatacatgtatcattagacctttgaacaataattaaagtttatagttagtttgctgaatgttgttcttttcctaaagtttaatactctaaatggtctctctctgtaatggtctttataaatttaagtaagttgaaattttattacaaaaatataatatggccgctatacagcagaacactttttattattgaaaattgacagagggaAGCGCCGGCCGGAAACCGTTGGGGGTGGGCGCGCGAAAGTACAAGATAGCCTACGGGCGCCAAAAAAACCTTAATCGGGCCCTGCTTGAAAGAACACTTGGatgaattaataatagtaataataatattctttattgcgtgaaacaattaggGTACAatattgcatgcatgcgtcaacgtaactatataaagtacataagtacatcaaataaatgatgttggtcaaggtaaatacatactaTGCAATACGATTCTTGcatgtatcagaaccgggggtttcgtggttgttgttaatttcaaaaattttcatcccagcgacccatcataaactcatcagttgagtaaaatggaTTTGAcatcagaaaatattttagttgagttttgatttttttttttcattgagttgtttgatgccctctgggagcctattgattagtccgactccaacttgagatggcaagtgttcgaaagctgccgttctgtgctgttcgactcgaaagttatcccTGCCGCTAGTCCCTTATTGGTGGACATCTCTGCTCCGTAACAACTtgcatttaagtcggcagtacagggccacctcgagaatatagagacagggaagggtcagcaatccagctgaactgtttgttttcaaattgattctggagaaatattcTATGCATGAATTTAATTCAATGAATGGctccacttcaagttcgtttttttattttgatctgatTCAGAGAGTCGTAAGGAATTTTGGCTTTGCCTGACAAAACACTCGCAATCttcacgcactgctctctatctttcAAACAAAACGAGGTCCAATCGTGCGGcagtccccgaataccacttgacacagctggtgcaacagtgtcgcatatgcacacagtcaaaagctttagagaggtcgagaaatatgcttagcacgtgcTCTCGTCTCTCTAGGCCCTCGACAACATTGTAATGAGAttcgttacagcatcgattgtcgacttgtttttcctgaacccaaattgtttGGGACATAGAACCTCATAACGAtcaagaaattgttcaaattttttgggaaaagctttttcgaaaattttgctgaaaactgagaggatagaaattggacgatagttgcttcgTAAGCATcgacctttttgaaaattggaataactGTGGCAATCTTCAATGCCGACGGGAATACGCCTTGATCAAATGAAAGATTAATCAGTCAGGTGATTGGAGTCAAGAGGTATTTGAAGCACCCCTTGAGCTTCAAATTCACACAGACATGCCATTGGTGCCACTGGATTTTTTCGGTCTCAAATCccgcacgatacgggccacctccacctcactcacaggaaaaagaaccatagacGAGATCGGTCTCGTCAATGGATCATCGCGAGGGCTGTCCGAAAATGAGTCGTCTGGTTTAGCCACAGTTGAAAAGATTTGTTCAATTCGCTTACCACTTCAAACGAATCATCAATTATTTTGCACCAGTTTGTTTCTGTAAATGATATTACTGTCAAACATTTCTCTAAGATGTACACTAATAACATCATTAAACttgcaaaggtaaaaaaatcaaataataaactgtttttttgtttttttttttttgctctttaaaactgATACCGTACTGTCTTACTTATACCAAGTTAATATCACATTACCtactactttttatattaaaaactattaatagcTTGTAAATAAAGTCAAAAAGAGTAAATTCAAACAGTAATAACGAATGCAAAGAGATGTATTCAGAGCTATGTTGAAGGATATGGGAAGACATGCTTAAAGAGAGATAAACAGCGCTTTGTAGTTTCCACGACGAGCAACTGCCGGGTTGTGACTCCCGCTGCGCCGAAGTGAGTCGCACAGTGGGGCCGATGCTTGTTCTAGACAAAAAACTActgatcaattttaaatttctagacACCGTACTTATATGTTCAACGAAATGATTGTACACCCTCTCACAACAAGGGTTCATACGGGGAATCTTGACCTCCTTATCTTATTAATGCATTCATCTTAAGCAATCTTTACTGCAATATAACACAATTCATATTATTTCAGCGCAGTGCTCATGTGATACATTTTTTAGAAGAAATCTATAGTCAACCCACGCTAGTTTTAGTGGAGATCGAAATagaaggtatcaaaagggttaattatacgaaaccaaatttttttagattatttccTTCCTAGCTAGGTACACTTAAAACCGACCttcaaacacataaatattagaTACAGATTTATCTTCAAACCGatttatctaaaaattataatttaatacttttatccCCTTTTATAACCTCCCACTTAGACTTCCACCAACACTAGTGCACCTAACGATCCATTTCTACCTCAGGAGTTCTCAATCGATTTCAagcaggcccgtactcagaccggtttttcGGCAACTTTTACCAGAGTCCGAGCCGAGCCGAGTCACAGGTCTATTTGAAGGGACCGAGTCGACGGAGGACGCGGTGGCAGGATGTTGCCCGTCCAAATATCTTTTCCGTGGCCCGCCAAAGCTGAATTCGCAACTGATTTCAAGAAACATCGGGTTGTGTACTCATACAATGCAAATAAGGACTCTTGGCTCCTGGACTATTATTTTTGGCACATCTTGAGTAAAAACTATAACCACACGTGTATTTTCactgaaattacaaaatttcaaagcaATTATTTCAAAATCCCCAGTTTGCTTTTATTTAACGTAgaagaatatattaattatattaataatataattatattatatatattaatataattattaattaataatatattaattctaTTTCGATTCATAATAATGAAgttgataaaaacatttcttagaGTTTTGTTGACAAAGACGAAGTATCTTTTGTTTATCCTCAAGAGAAGCTGTGATTTAGAAGTCATTGAACtagcttgaaataaaaaaaaacagcagtATTGTTACATACTTTAAACGTTTATGGCTTTTTACTAATCTGGAACTTCtagtaaaaggaaaaaataatattgtatcaattaaaattaatttaaaaagtatttcaatctatttaatacatgtagcctattgaataaaaatatgttaagcCCCGTTTACACTGCCCGAGCATTCGTCGCAAACAGGAGTGACGAACGATCATTCGTTCGAGGCTCAGGCAGTGTAAACAGTTTCGGCGAGCCCGAGCAAGGTCGAATCGAATGCTCGTTCGTGCTCGAGCCTGATCCGCCCGATGTCGGTTTTCCGGCGAATCATCAAAGGGATGCTCGTTCGCCGCTCGCTCAGTGTAAACACCTTCGGGTTTCTTCGAACAGCGTTCACCGAATTCTGTTCTTGCCTACTGGCTGTCGAGTTCACACGTCTCCCATTTCGAGTGTGGAATTCCTTCTTTAGTTTATTCTGTGTAGTAATTTTTCGTGAAAGCAGCATGGAGTGGGAGAATGAAAAGTGCCTCCTTTTAGTTTCTCTTTATGAGGGGCACCCAGAGCTGTGGCAGCCGAACCACAAGCTGtacttcaacaaaattaaaaaaaatgacgCTTGGGAAGCTATAGCGACGCAGTTGGAGACGACATACGACACCGTCAAAAGCAAAATAACCTCCTTGTTGGCTTCCTTCAGGAGGGAGAAGAACAAGGAAGAAACTTCAAAAGGGACTGGAAAAGGTAAGTCA
This Homalodisca vitripennis isolate AUS2020 chromosome 3, UT_GWSS_2.1, whole genome shotgun sequence DNA region includes the following protein-coding sequences:
- the LOC124358291 gene encoding uncharacterized protein LOC124358291 yields the protein MEWENEKCLLLVSLYEGHPELWQPNHKLYFNKIKKNDAWEAIATQLETTYDTVKSKITSLLASFRREKNKEETSKGTGKGADEIYRSKWFAYEAFGFLKDKKQVQGNHQLMYFTKRFKGE